The Anaerolineae bacterium genomic sequence ACATCGCCCCTTACGACGCGGCCAGCCACTTCAACCACGATCCCCGCCGCCCGCGCAAGTTGCTGCTTCACAAACGGGAGATTCTGCGTCTGTGGCAAAAGGTGCGCGAAAAGGGCGTGACCATCATCCCCACGAAGATGTACCTGAAGAACGGTCGCGCCAAAGTGGAAATCGCCGTGGCGCGGGGGAAGAAGAAATACGACAAACGAGCCGCCATCGCCAAACGCGAGATGGAGCGTGAAATCCAGCGTGAACTGCGACGGTGGAAGTAACCATGCCTTCCACAGAGCCTGGCGGTCCCTCTTCTATCGGCAGCATCAACCGCCTGCCCTATCCGGAAAAGCGGGCCATCTATCTGCGACTGGTGCCCCTGGCGCTGTTGCAGCGTTTTCATCTCAGCCCTTTTCTCTACGACAGCCAGGGACGGGACCTGGTCGAACTGCGCTGCCCCGCCGGATCAGCCACGGTGGAAATGGCCGTCTATCATGCGTACGGATTTCCCGACCCGGTGCTCTTCGGCCACCTCACAGATACCCTCAACGGGCGCATCCATGTGCTGCTCTACATCCTCAACGACCCGGATTCGCCGCGCTTTGATGTGGACCGTTTGCCCGATGGGACCCCCACCCGCTTTGGCACCCTGACCCGCAACCTGGAAGCCGAAGAGGCCGCCATGCGCTACGGTCTGGCTCCGGGCCAGGTGCGTCGCGGGCTGCGCCTTTTGGGACAGGCCATTGCCGCGTTCGAGGCCTTTGTCCAGTCCCTGGGGCACGACATCTTCTTCGCCGAGCCACTGTATTACCACAACGCCGTGCTTTTCGAGCGCTACGGCTTCGCCTACCAAAGCGGACGGGCCTTGATGGAACGCATCGAGCGCGGCTTTGCCCCGGACGGCGATTTGCGCGCCAAACTCGACGGCTGCACCCCCTTCCGTCGCCCCGAAGCGGTGCACAGCATCCGCCTGCGTTCCTGGGCCATCCACGACGGCATCCTGGGCGCCCCCTTCACTGGCGTGACCATGTACAAACGGGTGGGCAAACATGCAGGGGTGCAAACTTGCCCGCCGGATCTTCCGTGGTAAGACCGGACCCCAAGGGTGGCTCGCGACGGCCACCCTTTTGATTCTGTTCTCTCAAGGAGGCCTATGCTGCTCATCGATGGGCACCATCTCACCATTGAGGAAGTCGTGGCCGTGGCACGCCACGGCGAACCCGTGCGCCTGGCTCCCGCAGCGAAAGCGCGCATGACCCAATCCTACACCTGGGTGGAGCACATCGTCCGGCAAGACCAGCCGGTGTACGGCATCAACACCGGCTTTGGCGTCTTTGCCGAGCGCCGCATTCCCAATGAAACCTCGGCGCGGCTGAGTCGTAACCTTATCCTCAGCCACGCCGTGGCCACCGGGCCGGCCCTCCCCGAAGAGGTGGTGCGGGCGGCCATGCTCATCCGGGCCAACACCCTGGCCCTGGGACATTCGGGCATCCGCCCCGAGGTGGTGGAGACCCTGCTCGAGATGCTCAACCGGGGCGTGACGCCCGAGGTGCCGTCGCAAGGCTCCATGGGCTCCTCGGGGGATCTGGCCCCCCTGGCCCACCTGGCTCTGGTGCTGACCACCGACGAGGCCGACCGGGTGGAGGATTCGGGTTGGGCCTGGTATCAGGGCCGACGGATGCGCGGCAAAGCGGCCATGCAGGCTGCCGGCTTGTCTCGCTGGGTGCTGGGCCCCAAAGAAGGCCTGGCCCTGATTAATGGGGCCACCTTTTCAGCGGCGCTTTTGGCCCTGGCCGTGCACGATGCCGCCCTCCTGCTCGACCTGGCCAACATCACCCTGAGCATGACCCTGGAAGCGCTGCGCGGCGTCTCGGCCGCCTTCGACCCCCGCATCCATCTGGCGCGGCGGCACCCCGGCCAGATGGAATCGGCCCGTCGCGTGCGCCAACTGACCGCCGGGAGCACGCTCCTGGACGCGGCCGGACGGGTGCAGGACGCCTACTCCCTGCGCTGCGCTCCTCAGGTGCACGGCGCGACTAGGGACGCCTGGCGTTTTGTCAGCGAGGTGGTCACCCGCGAAATCAATGCCGTGACCGACAACCCGCTGCTTTTCGGCCTCGATGCCGTGCTCTCGGGCGGCAACTTTCACGGTGAGCCCACCGCCATGGCTGCCGACTTTTTGAGCATCGCCCTCACCGAACTGGCCGCCGTGGCCGAGCGGCGGCTCTTCCGCCTCACCGACGGCAAACTCAACGATGGCCTCCCCGGCATGTTGGTCGACCCGCCGGAGGCCGCCGGGCTTAACTCCGGCCTGATGCTGGTGCAGTACACTGCGGCCTCTCTGGTGCTGGAGAACCAGACCCTGAGCAGCCCCGATAGTGTGCGCTCTCTGCCTACTTCGGGCGAGCAGGAGGATCACAACGCCAACGCGATGAACGCGGCCCGCCACGCCCGCCGGGTGGTCGCCAACACCGCTCATGTGCTGGCGGCCGAGGCCTACACCGCGGCCCGGGCGCTGGACCTGCGGCTGCGGGCCGCCCCTGAAGCGCGCTTGGGCCGGGGCGTGGCCGTGGCCTGGCAGGCCATCCGGGAGGTCGTCCTCTATCAGGCGGGGGACGCCCTATGGGGTCCGGAAATTGAGCGTGTCAGGCAACGGGTGACCCAGCCGGCCTTTGTGCACCGCGTGTTGCGCGCCGCCGACCTCTCGCCCACCCTTCCCCCGGCCCAGGTGACCTGAAGCAAAGGCTGTTCTCCGGAAACGGGCCTGTCCTGCGGCAAACAAAAACCGCCTGGGGAGGAAAAGTCCCCAGGCGGTTTCCTTGCTTGAGTTTGACTACCCCACCAGGAACGCCGCCCAAAACAGAAACCAGACGAATAACCCGAAGGCCGCGGGGAGCGCCTGCCGCCAGGTCAGCCTCTCCCACCCCTGCACGCTGCCGCCCAGGGCCAGGGCCCGGAGGCGATGCACCGTTTCCTCCAAAAGCGCCTCAGGGGATGCGTCGCCCATGCCCACCCACAGCCAGGGGCCGCCCACAGGCAACACCAGTTTGGCCCCTGTAAACCGCTCCAACCACAGGCGCCACATCTCGTTCAAGGTGCTCAGGGTATGCCCCACCAAGACCACCGCCTGCACTGGCTGGTCCGGCGTCGGTAGACCCCGGCCCAGGTCGTGCCAATGAAGGGGCAACTGGGGTACCAAGGAGCGCAGGCGTTCCTGCAGCAACCCCAGCACGGGCGAGGTGCCGTCCGAAAGCAGCCAGACATGGAAGGCGGAAAGACGTTGCGCTTGTTGGGCAGTCTCCCAGGCCTGGTCCTGGCGTAGCCAGGACCAGTGAAACGCGCCCAGCCCCAGGGCCACCGCACCGCTGCCCAGCGCGGTCCACCACTCCACCGCTGGCCAGGTCTCTCCCGCCAGAAGTAGCAACAGCCCGTGGTAAACCAGAGCCCCCAGGGTGCCCATCAGCGTGAGCACACTGCCCAGCAAGGCGGCATAGAGCAACCCCCGGCGGCCCAAAGAGCGCCGTACTGCGCCCCCGACTTCCGAGGGCGTCAAGGCGTCGCGCTGAAGCACACGCCAGCAGCTCCACCAGAGGGGCAGGCCCACCCCGGCAAAGCCAATGCCGCGGGCCAGGATGGGGGCGCCCAGGCCTTCCAGCCACGCCTGCATCAGCGCCCGCCACAGCATGGCCAGCCCCAACCCGAAAAGGAACAGCCCGCCCAACCCGGCGAAGGCCTCGGCCCTGGCCCGGAGCAGGCGCCCCCTAGGTGTGGGCCAGGAGGCCTCCAGCCGCCGCCAGGTGCGCCCCATCCACCAGGTCGCCGCCCCCCAGGGGAGAAGACGGCCCAGCAGCAGCACGCCCAGACGCTGCCCGGCCTCCGCCCCGGCCATCACCCCCAAAACCGCCCCGCTGGTCGCCCACAAAGCCTCCACCAATCCCGCGGCGACCACCGCCAGACCGGTGAGGCCTGTCAGGAGCGTCAGGGTGGCATGGATGGCGGAACGCCGCTCTTCCTTCTCCCGCCCCCATCGGCGCCACCACGGGGCCACGGCCACGCCCAGCAGCACCCCCGCCGCGGCCCAGACGATGCTTTGGGGCCAGCGATAATCCGTTTGTTCCAGCCAGGCCTGGGAGATCCCGAACAGCCCCTGGCTGCCCAAGGCCAGAGCGTGCAGGGTCCAGAGCCAGCCTTGAAGGCGGTGCAGGGCGCGTTGGGCCGCGCCGGTTTCCCTCCGGTTGCGGTAGGCGAAAAACGCCCCGACCAGGCCGTTGACGACCACCGTCAGCACCCCCTGGCGCCACACCACCACCCCATAGGGCGGTTTTTCAAAATACGGCCATAACGCCTGCTGGGCCAGATCGAGCAGCCGGTACAACGCGATCAGCCAGGGAACGGCCCAGGCGAAGTGCAACGCTGCGGCCCGGATCCAGGTCTGCCGCTCTTCCAGGTGCTCGCGGGCCAGGCGCTGTGCCCACAGCCAGTGTCCCAGCATGACGGGAAAGCCCACCAGCAGCGAGGCCAGCCCGCCCGCCAGCACGTCGGCCGAGCGGGAAAAGCCCGGCTGCCACAGCGCGTTCAGCGTCTGGATCATCCCGTTGACGCTGGCCGCCAGCCCGGCCAGAAAAGCGGCGTACAGGTAAAGCCGACGCATGATTTGCATGGCTTACTCTCCAGGGGTGGGCGACGGCGGCGCGGGAGGGGGTGGTAAACGTTTCAGGCCCTCCACCACGCCCCAGGGCGGGGGCAGGGCTACCAACCGCCAGCTGCCGTCCGTGCGGGTCAACACGGCCTCCAGCACCTGCTCCTCGGCGGGGAAGAGCAACGGCGGTGAGGCGATGCGGGTCAGATGCAACAGGACGACCGCCCTGTCCGGACCAGGGAAGCGCACCGCGCCAATGCTCACGGCATATTGTTGCCGCCAGGAGGCCGTCTCCTGCAAGTGATGCTCGAACTTTTGGGCATCCAGCCACGCCTGGGGAGCCCAGTAGTCGTAGGCCCGCTGGTAGTTGCGTTGCTCCAGAGCCTGCAGGTAGGCCTGCACCACCCGGCGGGGGTCGTCCGGCGGGTAGGTGGGCGGTCGCCGCCGGGCGAAAAGCACCCCCGCCACCACGGCGAAAAGCACCACGATCCCGCTGCCCAGCAAAAACGCTCGGCGTTCGCTCATCGTCGTCCCCTACGCTTCATCGCGGCAGGATACCCCCACAGGATGGCGAAAAACGGCCCCACCAGGGGGACAAACACGGCCAGCAACCCCCACCAGGTGAACGCGGCCAGGGAAAGCCGCCGCCGGCGCAGCGCGGCCATGCCCAGCAGGGTCATTCCCATGATGGTGAGCACCAGGCAAAACCGCATCACCTCTGCTGCGGCGTCCGAGGGCATGGGCATCCCCCTCAAGGCACCCAACGATACGCCAGGGAGGGCATCAACGCACGATCGAGGAAGTGCGCCCATTCGCCCGAAAGGGACGCTTGGGCGCCCATGAGCAGGTCGGCAAAGGAACTCACCCGGCGGTAACGCACCACCCGGGGCACATCCTGGATCCCGCCCAGGTCGGCGGCTCTGGCAATCCCGTCGTCCAGATAGCCCAACGCATCCACCAGGCTCAGTTCCAGCGCCTGTTGGCCGGTGTAAACCCGCCCATCGGCCAACTTGCGCACCTCCTTCTCGCTCATGCCCCGCCCCTCGGCGACCACCTTGACGAAGCGGGCATAGGCTTCGTCGATGATGCGCTGCCAGTACGCCTGCTCCTCCGGCGTCATGGGGCGGTAGAGGCTGCCGAAATCTTTGGCCTCCCCGGACTTGATGACGGTGAAATGCACGCCCAACTTGTCGAACAACTGGCTGGCCTCAGGGAAGGTGGAGATGACCCCGATGGAACCGGTCAGCGTGGCCGGGTTGGCGATAATGTAATCCGCACCTGCTGCGATGTAATACCCCCCCGAGGCAGCCAAATCCTCCATCACCACCACCACGGGCTTGTGCAGTTCCTGCAAGGCCTGGTGAATGCGGTCCGAAGGCACCACCCCGCCCCCGGGGCTATTGATGCGCAGCACCACGGCTTTGATGCTGGGGTCGCGGCGGGCGTCGGCCAGCATATCGAGGATGTCGTCGGCCGCGGCTACCTCATTCAACGAGGGGAGCGGCGCCCGACCGTTGACGATGGGGCCGTTGACCTCAATGATGGCCACTGCCGGGCCGCTGAGCGGCCCCCGCACATGCACCTGCTGGACCCTGGGCGTCGGCGCCGCCGGGCCGGAGGCCATGCCGCTTACCGCGCCCACCAGGGTAAACAGCGCGAACAACAACCCGCAAGCCAACACCGGCAACAACATCCCTGCCGCCACGCCGACGAGGGCCCACAACGCCTGCCGACCACCGGTGTTGGCAGGACGCCCGGGAATTTCATTGGAGCGCTCAGGTTGACGATCCATCTCATCTTCTCCTGAGGGGCAAAAGATCACAACTGCGTAGTGGCATTTTACCACCTCCTGCTCCGGGCGGGGGCGGCGTAGGCGGGGGGCTGTCCTCCCTTGCCCGCCACATCCAATCCCTCCCCCATGGTAAAATAGCCCTCGTGCGGTGGGCGGGACGCCGATCGCGAAACATGTGTTGAGGGTGGCTGATGGATGGTTTCTTTCGTTTTGCGGACTTCCATCGCTGGATGCTGAGAGCCGTGGTTGTGGGGGCTCTGGCCCTGTTGGTAGCCTGTGGAGGCCCGTCTCAACCTGCGCCGCCCCCTACGGCGACGGCGGGGTTGCCTCGCTTCACGCCGACCCTGCCTCCCGCCACGGAGACTGCCTCCTATGCGCCTGTGGCCACCGCCACCTTCACCGCTGAGGTGGCGCCTTCCCCCACGGTCACCATCACCACTACCCCCGGGAGGCCCCCTTCCCCCACGGCGCGGTCCTGGTGGCAGCCCAAACCCCGCACCACCTGGCAGATCCAGATCAACGGCGGTCAGATCGACCTCTCTTACCAGGCCCAGGTGTACGATGTGGACCTCTTCGACACCCCGACCGAGACCATCGCCCAACTCCACCGCATGGGGCGCAAGGTCATTTGCTACTTCAGCGCCGGCACGTACGAGGACTGGCGGCCCGACGCCGACCGTTTTCTCGGCTACGGCATCGTGGGTCAGCCGCTGGAAGACTGGCCCGGCGAGCGTTATCTGGATATCCGCCGCCTGGACATCCTGGGCCCTATCCTGCAAGACCGCCTGGACCTGGCCGTGGAAAAAGGGTGCGACGCCGTGGATCCCGACAATGTGCAGAACTTCCAGGAACCCACAGGCTTCGCTCTTTCCTCTGAAGATCAGTTGCGTTTCAACCTCTGGCTGGCCGGGGAGGCCCACGCCCGCGGCCTGGGGGTGGGGTTGAAGAACGACCGCCCGCAAATCCCTGACCTGGTGGCTGCCTTTGACTTCGCTGTGGACGAAGAATGCTTCACCTATGCCGAATGCGAACCGCTGCTGGCCTTCATCCGGGCCGGCAAAGCCGTTTTTGAGATAGAATATGAACTCAGCCCGGCGGCTTTTTGCCCTCAGGCCAACGCCTGGGGCTTCTCAGCCCTGGTCAAGCCGTGGGACCTCAGTCCGCAACGCTTTGATTGCCTGCAAGATTTTGAGGAGAGATGAGATGGTACATCAAGACCTGCTGGAGATTTTGCGCTGCCCCGTGTGCGTGCAGGAAGGCAAGGGCGAACTGGAACTGGTGAAGGAGACCTGGCTGGTGTGCTACGATTGTGGCCGCAAGTACCCCATCCGCGACGATATCCCTGTGATGCTCATTGAGGAAGGGGACAAGTGGCGCGAGACCCCGGTGGACGACCTGCCCGTTCCCGTGCCGGAAAAGTGATCGTGGTGGACATCCTGACCCCGTTGCGCCGTGCGGTGGCCCAGGGGGACGACGCCGCGGCCGAGGAGGCTGTGCAGGCCCTACTCCGGACCCCTGAGGCCGCGCTGACCCAGTTGCTGCATCTCTCCCACGAGGAGGACCCGGACCTGCGCTGGTGGGCCTTGCGTGCCCTGGCCGAGATCCCCGCCCCCCAGGTGCCCCCGCGCCTGGGGGCCGCCTTGCGCGACCCCGACCCCACCGTGCGCCAGGTGGCCGCCCTGGCGCTGCGTTACCAGCCCACCGCCGAGGCTGTGGACGACCTCATCGCCTTGCTGGCCGGGCCGGACCGCCTGCTGGCCCGACTGGCTTCCGATGCGCTGATCGCCATCGGGACGGACGCCGTGCCGGCGCTCATCCAGGCCATCGAAGAGGGCCCGGCCCACGGACGGGTTCCCGCCGCACGGGCCCTGGCCGCCATCGGCGACCTTCGCGCCGTCCCCACCCTGTTCGCCTTGCTCGACGACCCCTCGCCTCTGGCCACGGCTTACGCCGAGGAGGGCCTGGAGCGCTTAGGGATCGGCATGGTCTTCTTTTCGCCCAACTGACGGGATGCGCCCACCCTGGGCGCAAGCCTTGCTCACACTTTAGCAAAAGAGGGCTATCATGGACTCTTTAGGACTGAGTTTGGGTTATCTGCTTGTCCAGATTCTCAACCTCATCCTGTCCGTGGGCCTGCCGCTGGTGTTGCTCTTTTTCGTTTACCGCTGGATGTTGGGAGTCCAGCAAAGCCTGGAGCGGGTGGAGAAGCGGCTGCAGGCCCTGGATGAGCACCTGGAAGAGGTGCTGGACTATCTGGCCGAACAGGAAGAGGGGCGGTAGGCCGTTTGTAATCCAGGCAAAGGACAAAGAAAACGCCCCGCGCTTGCCGCCGCGCGGGGCCCGGTTTCTGGTGCCAGGGAGTCAGTACCAGGCCCAGTAGGCCCATAGGCTGATCATGACCACGCCCAGGAAAAAGCGAACCACGAAGGCCCAGCCGCAGCCGACCAGGTAGCCTTTCGCCGCCTCCCAGGCGTTGTGGAAGTCTCTCTGGCGCAGATACTCCGCGGCCAGCAGCGCCAGAGGGGCCAGCACCAGGCCGCCCAGAGGAGGGAAGACGTAGGTGCCCGCTAAAGCCGCCACGATGGCGAGGGCGATGCTCCACCAGGAGGCACCGCCTTTGCGTGCGCCGGCCCCCATGGCGATGTTGTCCACTGTGACGCCGAGGAGCATGAGCACGGTGAGCCCGGCGAAAATCCAGCCGCCTATGGTGCCAAAGCCTTGCACCAGGCCGTATACCAACGCCGCGCCCCAGATGACCACAATGCCGGGAAAGATGGGCACCACCAGGCCGAACAGGCCCACCAGCATGACCAGGAAGACCAACAGGCGAAAGGAGAGGCCCAGCCAGTCCATCCTCAGCCCTCCGGCCTGATGATGTCCAGCCCGCCCATGTAGGGCCGCAACACCTCGGGCACCACCACCGAGCCGTCGGGCTGTTGATAGGTTTCCAGCACGGCGATGTACACCCGCGGCAGGCCTAGCCCCGATCCGTTGAGGGTGTGCACGAAGCGCGGTTTGCCGCCCTCTTTGGGCCGATAGCGGATGTTGGCCCGTCGGGCCTGAAAGTCACCCACATTGGATATTGAGGACACTTCCAGCCATTCCCCGCTGCCGGGGGCCCAGACCTCCAGGTCGTAGGTCTTGCGGGCGGCGAACCCCAGGTCGCCGGTACACAGTTGCACCACGCGGTAGGTCAGCCCCAGCAGGCGGATGGTCTCCTCGGCGTGGGCCAACATGCGCTCCAAGGCCGCCGGGGAGTCTTCGGGGGTGGTGTAGATGTACATCTCCACCTTGTCGAATTGGTGACCGCGTTTCATGCCGCGCACATCGCGGCCGGCGCTCATCTTCTCGCGGCGGAAGCAGGGCGTGTAGGCGGTGTAATAGAGCGGCAGGTCCTCTTCGTCCAGGATTTCGTCCTTGTGTATCCCGGTGAGCGGGACTTCGGCGGTGGGGACCATCCATTTGTCCTCTTCATGGTCCTTGTAGAGGTTATCGGCGAACTTGGGCAATTGCCCTGAAGCGTAGAGGATTTCGCCCTTGACCATGAAGGGAGGGTAGATTTCCGTGTAGCCTTGCTTCTGGGTGTGGAGGTCGAGCATCCAGGCGATGAGGGCGCGCTCCAGCCGAGCGCCAGGGCCACGCAGGAGGTAGAAGCGGGTCCCGCTCAGTTTGACGCCCCGCTCGAAGTCGATGATGCCCAGGCGCGGGCCTAATTCCCAATGGGGTACAGGCTCGAAGTCGAACTGCGGGATGTCGCCCACCTGACGCGCGACCACATTGTCGTTTTCGTCTTCGCCGTCGGGCACATCGGGGTCGGGCAGGTTAGGGATGCTGATGAGTAGGTCGTGCAGTTGGGCCTCGACCTGGTCGAGTTGGGCGTCCAGGGCTTTGATGCGGTCGCCCACCTGGCGCATGGCCTTGATTTTCGCCTGCCGCTCGGCGGGGTCTTTCGTCCGCCCGATTTCCTTTGAGGTGCGGTTGCGCTCGGCTTTCAGGGCTTCGACCTCCTGGATGATGCGCCGGCGTTGTTCGTCCAGCGCGCGGACCTGATCCACAACCGCATCGTCCATACGGCGGCGGCGAAGGCCTTCGCGAATCAGGTCGGGCTGTTCCCGGAACAAATGGATGTCCAACATGGTGACCTCCTCACGATGGGATGATGGATTTTGGTAGCGAAGCCACCAAAATCCATCGCATCCTGGTACGCAAAAGCGCCCCCCTGCGTGCAGGACGAGGGGGGCGCCCCGTGGTGCCACCTGCTTTCGCCCGCCACCCCATGGGCAAAAGGTGCGACGGGCCTCGTTCGTCGCGCTAACGGGCGAACCCGGCCACCCTTACGACGGCAGTCCTGCCGCCCCTGCGGGGGCACCCGGCCTGGCGGTTGTGTCTCTCCGGGCCGACGGAGGGGATTCGCCGCAGCGACCCACCGTCTCGCACCAGCCGACGGCTCTCTGAAGGGTCTGCCCTGCGGTTACTGGTCTCCGTGCAAGGCGTTGGCTTTCTGGATTGTTCGTTTTAATTATAGCCAGAGGTGCAAGGGTTGTCCAGGAAAATTTGGATTGGGTCTTGATTTTGCCATTGACAGCCCTTAGGCTCTTTGGTAGACTTAGCGCCACAATGGCATAGGTGAGATGACTTTGGGGCATTTGCGCCCCACCTCATCCAGAGAGGCGGAGGGACCGGCCCTGTGAAGCCTCGGCAACCAGGTCGCGTCCTCCGGTCTGCACCACGACCGGGGACGGGCCCAGGTGCCAATTCCGGCAGGCCTGATTTGGCCTGGAAGATGAGGGTTGATGCATTCGCTCAGCCTTCCTCTTCCGGGAAGGTTTTTTGTTTTGGTTATCTGGTTACCTGGTTGTCTGGTGATTTGGTCGTATCCAACGGTCAAGCGCCCAAGTAACCAAGCAATAACCACTTCAACCATAACACGAGGACGCTATGCCAAAACCCCAGCGCAAATACACCAACCGTCGTTATCTGGACGCCTTAGAAGAACGGGTGCTCATCTACGACGGCGCCATGGGCACCAACCTGCAGAAGTTGAACCTTGCGCCAGAACACTACGGCGGCGAGCGTTTCGTCGGCCTCAACGAAATACTGGTGCTCACTTACCCTCAGGCCGTGGAGCAGGTACACCGCTCCTTTTTAGAGGTGGGGGTCGATGTCATCGAAACCGACACCTTTCGCGCCAACCGCATCACCCTGGCCGAATTCGGCGTGGCCGAAAAGACCCTGGAGATCAACCGCGCCGCCGCCGCGCTGGCCCGTCGCCTGGCCGACGAATACACCCAACGCACCGGCCAACCGCGCTTCGTGGCCGGTTCGATGGGCCCTACGGGCAAACTTCCCTCGGCCGACGACCCCGATCTCTCCGATATCACTTTCGACGAACTGGCTGATGTGTTCCGCGAGCAGGCGGTGGGCCTCATCCAGGGCGGCGTGGATGTGCTGCTCATCGAGACCTCACAAGACATTTTAGAAGTCAAAGCCGCCATCCACGGTATACTCCGCGCCTTCGAGGAAACAGGGGAATGGCTGCCCATTCAGGCCCAGGTTACGCTGGACACCACTGGACGGATGCTTCTGGGCACGGACATCGAGGCCGCCCTGACCATTTTAGAAGGGCTCCCCATCGATGTCATCGGTCTCAACTGTTCCACCGGCCCCGAGCACATGCGCCAGCCTATCGAGTTCCTGGGGCAACACGCCCCCTTGCCCGTCTCCTGTATCCCCAACGCCGGGCTGCCGCTCAATGTGGACGGTGAGGCCGTCTACCCACTGGAACCCGAACCCTTTGCCGAGGCCCTGGCCGAGTTTGTGGAAAAGCATCACATCAGCGTGGTGGGCGGCTGTTGTGGCACCACCCCGGCCCATCTCAAAGCCCTGGTCGAGCGGCTCCACGGCCGCCCACGCCCCCCGCGCCCCATCCTCGACCTGCCTCGTCTGGCCTCCGCGGTGC encodes the following:
- the smpB gene encoding SsrA-binding protein SmpB; this encodes MSIKIVATNRKAQHDYFLDETLEAGLVLQGSEIKSIRAGKVSLREAFVRIDDNLEAWLINAHIAPYDAASHFNHDPRRPRKLLLHKREILRLWQKVREKGVTIIPTKMYLKNGRAKVEIAVARGKKKYDKRAAIAKREMEREIQRELRRWK
- the hutH gene encoding histidine ammonia-lyase — its product is MLLIDGHHLTIEEVVAVARHGEPVRLAPAAKARMTQSYTWVEHIVRQDQPVYGINTGFGVFAERRIPNETSARLSRNLILSHAVATGPALPEEVVRAAMLIRANTLALGHSGIRPEVVETLLEMLNRGVTPEVPSQGSMGSSGDLAPLAHLALVLTTDEADRVEDSGWAWYQGRRMRGKAAMQAAGLSRWVLGPKEGLALINGATFSAALLALAVHDAALLLDLANITLSMTLEALRGVSAAFDPRIHLARRHPGQMESARRVRQLTAGSTLLDAAGRVQDAYSLRCAPQVHGATRDAWRFVSEVVTREINAVTDNPLLFGLDAVLSGGNFHGEPTAMAADFLSIALTELAAVAERRLFRLTDGKLNDGLPGMLVDPPEAAGLNSGLMLVQYTAASLVLENQTLSSPDSVRSLPTSGEQEDHNANAMNAARHARRVVANTAHVLAAEAYTAARALDLRLRAAPEARLGRGVAVAWQAIREVVLYQAGDALWGPEIERVRQRVTQPAFVHRVLRAADLSPTLPPAQVT
- a CDS encoding nuclear transport factor 2 family protein, which codes for MSERRAFLLGSGIVVLFAVVAGVLFARRRPPTYPPDDPRRVVQAYLQALEQRNYQRAYDYWAPQAWLDAQKFEHHLQETASWRQQYAVSIGAVRFPGPDRAVVLLHLTRIASPPLLFPAEEQVLEAVLTRTDGSWRLVALPPPWGVVEGLKRLPPPPAPPSPTPGE
- the sppA gene encoding signal peptide peptidase SppA, with translation MDRQPERSNEIPGRPANTGGRQALWALVGVAAGMLLPVLACGLLFALFTLVGAVSGMASGPAAPTPRVQQVHVRGPLSGPAVAIIEVNGPIVNGRAPLPSLNEVAAADDILDMLADARRDPSIKAVVLRINSPGGGVVPSDRIHQALQELHKPVVVVMEDLAASGGYYIAAGADYIIANPATLTGSIGVISTFPEASQLFDKLGVHFTVIKSGEAKDFGSLYRPMTPEEQAYWQRIIDEAYARFVKVVAEGRGMSEKEVRKLADGRVYTGQQALELSLVDALGYLDDGIARAADLGGIQDVPRVVRYRRVSSFADLLMGAQASLSGEWAHFLDRALMPSLAYRWVP
- a CDS encoding endo alpha-1,4 polygalactosaminidase, whose translation is MDGFFRFADFHRWMLRAVVVGALALLVACGGPSQPAPPPTATAGLPRFTPTLPPATETASYAPVATATFTAEVAPSPTVTITTTPGRPPSPTARSWWQPKPRTTWQIQINGGQIDLSYQAQVYDVDLFDTPTETIAQLHRMGRKVICYFSAGTYEDWRPDADRFLGYGIVGQPLEDWPGERYLDIRRLDILGPILQDRLDLAVEKGCDAVDPDNVQNFQEPTGFALSSEDQLRFNLWLAGEAHARGLGVGLKNDRPQIPDLVAAFDFAVDEECFTYAECEPLLAFIRAGKAVFEIEYELSPAAFCPQANAWGFSALVKPWDLSPQRFDCLQDFEER
- a CDS encoding Trm112 family protein, translating into MVHQDLLEILRCPVCVQEGKGELELVKETWLVCYDCGRKYPIRDDIPVMLIEEGDKWRETPVDDLPVPVPEK
- a CDS encoding DUF456 domain-containing protein; amino-acid sequence: MDWLGLSFRLLVFLVMLVGLFGLVVPIFPGIVVIWGAALVYGLVQGFGTIGGWIFAGLTVLMLLGVTVDNIAMGAGARKGGASWWSIALAIVAALAGTYVFPPLGGLVLAPLALLAAEYLRQRDFHNAWEAAKGYLVGCGWAFVVRFFLGVVMISLWAYWAWY
- the serS gene encoding serine--tRNA ligase, which codes for MLDIHLFREQPDLIREGLRRRRMDDAVVDQVRALDEQRRRIIQEVEALKAERNRTSKEIGRTKDPAERQAKIKAMRQVGDRIKALDAQLDQVEAQLHDLLISIPNLPDPDVPDGEDENDNVVARQVGDIPQFDFEPVPHWELGPRLGIIDFERGVKLSGTRFYLLRGPGARLERALIAWMLDLHTQKQGYTEIYPPFMVKGEILYASGQLPKFADNLYKDHEEDKWMVPTAEVPLTGIHKDEILDEEDLPLYYTAYTPCFRREKMSAGRDVRGMKRGHQFDKVEMYIYTTPEDSPAALERMLAHAEETIRLLGLTYRVVQLCTGDLGFAARKTYDLEVWAPGSGEWLEVSSISNVGDFQARRANIRYRPKEGGKPRFVHTLNGSGLGLPRVYIAVLETYQQPDGSVVVPEVLRPYMGGLDIIRPEG